Below is a genomic region from Rosa chinensis cultivar Old Blush chromosome 5, RchiOBHm-V2, whole genome shotgun sequence.
attaaaaaagaaatttttctctctcattcATCATCAGCTACACACAATTGTTCTTCTCGGGGCTTCGTTTATGTTCACTAGCCTCCGATAATTAGAAGCCGCTCTGCGAATTGCGAACAGTACCGATGAACCTCTATTTGCTCAGAGATCTTCACACTCACTCAACCCCTAAATTCTACCTGCGTCTGATTAACCGCCGTCTGTACTGCCAGGGCCTTAGGGTTCTTTATTAGTCTACTTTGGTAGCCAACTAGCGATGAATCCAAATCCATACCAACCTACAGCACCTCCACCTCCCGGGCCTCGAATGCTGCCACCTAACCTTCCAATGATGCCACCAATGCTATGGTGCCGCCCAACCCTCCGGTGACTAGCACTTTCTGGGAGATCAAAATTGTGCATGATCAATTCAAGAACTTGCAGGACGCTCTTGGTGGGGTGAGGGGAAGGAGGGAGGAAGCAGAGGATGGAAGCGTACCAGCGGCGGAGGGAGGAGAGGCCTCAAAATCGTCGTCCAGCTTtagaagatgaacatgaatgGAGGATGAGGAATGGTCGTGCCAGCTTCTGTACTCTAGCAAATGCGCCGCTCAGAAAGAACTTAACTTtccaggtctctctctctcttcttgtttGGGTTCAAATTTGGTTTTTTATGAAATGAAAGAGCCTCAagatttctgggtttgcttgtttttgtgcttttctttcattttggtacATAAAGATCGATTCTTTGGTTGCTTTTTTTGTCAAGCTGTTACTTTTCTGGGTCCATATCAGTTGCTAAATTATAGTGATACAAAGATTATGTATTGGTTTAATCACCCAATGTTAAGATTCTTGTTTGGGTTCAAATTTGGTTTTTTATGAAATGAAAGAGCGTTAagatttctgggtttgcttgtttttgtgcttttctttcattttggtacATAAAGATCGATTCTTTGGTTGCTTTTTTTGTCAAGCTGTTACTTTTCTGGGTCCATTTCAGTTGCTAAATTATAGTGATTCAAAGATTATGTATTGGTTTAATCACCCAATGTTAAGATTCGAGTTATGTAATTCTGTTTGTTCTTTTATGCAGAAAAGGAATATGAAACAGAATGTTCGGCTTGTTTCAGTCCCAATTTTGCCATGTATAATGCTCCTTCTCATCCAAATTTTGGTCAACCATGAACTGGACAAGCCTAAGAATAGGTGTGGTTGTGTTTGTGTTGATACTGACGGAGACGACGAATGTGAGAAAGTTTGTGGATTGGAATACTCAACTGTGGATCAAGGGTTCActtctctcccaaaatgggtCTGTCCAGCttaagaagatgaaca
It encodes:
- the LOC121049038 gene encoding ABC transporter A family member 3-like; translation: MEAYQRRREERPQNRRPALEDEHEWRMRNGRASFCTLANAPLRKNLTFQKRNMKQNVRLVSVPILPCIMLLLIQILVNHELDKPKNRCGCVCVDTDGDDECEKVCGLEYSTVDQGFTSLPKWVCPA